In a genomic window of Gambusia affinis linkage group LG04, SWU_Gaff_1.0, whole genome shotgun sequence:
- the tsc2 gene encoding tuberin isoform X3, protein MMNQICDLAKIKKFEENAVEAVWKAVEDMLSPEQPPEARHAVLQLLRAIIQGQGEWLGPLRAYFFKVIRDYQPCNEDLSERLEVFKALTENGKDITYLEEDIARFVLLWMDIGLTSDFLHVLVNLVKYNSCYLDQNVSSMVQKICLLCNRTTSSTDIEVALQVLDAVVCYNCLPSESLTVFIITLCRTVNVKEFCESCWKLMRKVLGTHLGHSAIYTMCRIMEERVYMEDAPLLRGAVFFVGMALWGAHRLPALKNTPTLVLPSFYKAMSCANEVVSYEIVLSITRLIKKYGKELQVVTWDILLGIIERLLQQIQMIGSAELKAIVYELLTTVEELYEQNGYHGSTEKFFSLVEKCADKRPDASVLTLVSYRAQSIQPAKDGWIQSLHCLMEKFFRNETRSGIRIKVLHILSFVLSTNRQLYEDELIEKVVILQLSGIAEDRDLAVRKQATQLLVDLAEGCNTHHFTSLLDIIERVASRSLVCSGSLEASDPTADSPMEDVKTAVLGLLEILQSKLYSLPASHASRVYELLISHLQLHYKNKYCSAIASAVRLQVFDFFLMMRADSLHRVGVPNKDGMMRFSPYCYCDAGEPEKRVCDKKPSGSISPPAGGPAAAAAAPPASAASIRSACLPYAPAFSVLLQCLKMETDWKVMKLVLDKLPWMLQYKVLLLTSSCSLDQLCSTLCTMVTDRQISERLRKMPEGFSRTDVQLAVVPVLTAITSYHSYLDQSRQRELVQCLETGLIYRCAKQCVVALTMCTVEMPDIMIKLLPALIVKLTHISATVAMASPMLEFLSTLVRLPHLYANFVAEQYVSVFAISLPYTNPSKFNQYIVSLAHHVIAMWFIRCRLPFRKDFVQYITKGLRSNALLPFDDGHEQSPFRARSTSLNERPKSLRAGKVAKPAASVANSSSSPVKELRDLSAMEAFRSRSISVSEHAVRRMHTSTTTCSLGSADENAVTQADEGLKTVHLELTETCLDMMARYVFSNFSALPKRSPIAEFLLAGGRSMTWLVGNKLVTITTSGGVRTQALLGMDMSERLGGGGAGGGEMTRSDPSLHTRMTKEAPAKLESQSSQQQNRTTRTRVRSRSGGHALRAGPIPSLSPLVSPSEGELASPLSPSSGPTLDGVGPPSSTAAALSAPPPLKDNPSLAEFVPMLTQGWAEIFIRRPSGNTSWLMCLENPPSPFSSELGNMPLQELSTVLMAMEGVKEPPTQTASAPTSTAAPAPTSASEPLTQTHSSAGGKANPFHRSSTDSVVVPEEGSGVTAESAPLDWVEGEEFEPIPTEPIFMSDKAPLPGPLSRSSSTSSQDDEKSTLEEVSEGAIPIDQPSVGPSTPGSQGPDLPFQSHSQSQGHGLNKSSSSPELQTLPEAFTKAALESEKSQGDAAARPRAPSDGKPQALQQPCSDKVKVEGSTGADFNGPGGPAQGGEGSGLPSQSGGAAMKLAFPAAPALPGPISPGGGHRPRGHTISVSAPSSRRERKTERDSYHSRPGPSNTEKISGLSPSFVFLQLYHSPFFGNEANKPLLLPKTQVIDRAVKVLDQMPPYDTHKIGVVFVGAGQVNNEVAILSNEYGSNRYAGFLTGLGKLIHLKDCDPDQIFLGGLDQYGDDGEFTYCWHDDIMQAIFHIATLMPNRESDKGCCNKKRHIGNDFVMVVYNDSGEDYKLGTIKGQFNFVEVVIKPLDYECNLVSLQCRKDLEGLVDTTVAKIVSDRNLPLLVRQMALHANMASLVHQYRANPSDAYASKWLARLRHIKRIRTRAQEDIQSRSTPGISLTQGHTQQNKAFQQGASGPTPETSGQRKRLVSTVDDFTDFV, encoded by the exons ATGATGAACCAAATCTGCGATCTGGCTAAAATCAAAAAATTCGAAGAG AATGCAGTGGAGGCTGTGTGGAAAGCCGTGGAGGACATGCTGTCCCCGGAGCAGCCGCCAGAGGCCCGACACGCGGTCCTGCAGCTCCTCAGGGCCATCATACAAGGACAG gGTGAGTGGCTCGGTCCTCTGAGGGCGTACTTTTTTAAGGTGATCAGAGACTACCAACCCTGCAACGAGGACCTTTCAGAAAGACTGGAGGTGTTCAAGGCTTTGACTGAAAACGGGAAGGATATCACATACTTGGAGGAGGacatag CACGGTTTGTCCTCCTGTGGATGGACATAGGTCTCACCTCAGACTTTCTCCATGTTCTTGTGAATTTGGTCAAGTACAACAGCTGCTATCTGGATCAGAACGTCTCCAGCATGGTGCA GAAAATCTGTCTTCTGTGCAACAGAACAACGTCATCCACTGACATAGAG GTGGCGCTGCAGGTCCTGGATGCCGTCGTGTGCTACAACTGCCTGCCCTCCGAGTCCCTCACCGTCTTCATCATAACACTCTGCCGTACGGTTAACGTGAAGGAGTTCTGTGaatcctgctggaag CTGATGAGGAAGGTTCTGGGGACGCATCTGGGCCACAGCGCTATTTACACCATGTGCCGCATCATGGAGGAGAG GGTGTACATGGAGGACGCTCCACTGCTGAGAGGAGCCGTGTTCTTTGTGGGAATGGCTCTGTGGGGCGCCCACAGACTGCCTGCTCtaaaaaacacaccaacactAGTGCTGCCGTCTTTCTACAAG GCCATGTCATGTGCCAACGAGGTGGTGTCGTATGAGATCGTCCTCTCCATCACCAGGCTGATTAAGAAATACGGCAAGGAGCTCCAGGTTGTCACATGGGACATCCTGCTGGGCATCATAGAgcggctgctgcagcagattcAG ATGATAGGCAGCGCAGAGTTGAAGGCCATCGTTTATGAGCTTCTGACCACAGTGGAAGAGCTGTATGAGCAGAACGGCTACCACGGCTCCACGGAGAAGTTCTTCAGTCTGGTGGAGAAATGTGCAGACAAGAGACCC GACGCCTCGGTGCTGACCCTCGTCTCGTACAGAGCACAGTCCATTCAGCCCGCGAAGGATGGCTGGATTCAGAGCCTCCACTGCCTGATGGAGAAATTCTTCAG AAACGAGACGCGCAGTGGCATCAGGATCAAAGTTCTTCACATCCTGTCGTTCGTTCTGAGTACTAATCGCCAGCTCTACGAG gaCGAGCTAATTGAGAAGGTGGTGATCCTTCAGCTCAGTGGGATTGCTGAAGACCGGGACCTGGCGGTCAGAAAGCAGGCCACCCAGCTGCTGGTGGACCTCGCTGAGGGCTGCAACACGCATCACTTCACCAGCCTCCTGGACATCATCGAGCGG GTGGCCAGTCGCTCTCTGGTTTGCTCTGGATCCCTGGAGGCTTCTGACCCCACAGCTGACTCTCCCATGGAGGATGTCAAGACTGCAGTGCTGGGGCTGCTGGAGATCCTGCAG AGCAAACTTTACAGCCTGCCAGCCAGCCATGCCAGTCGTGTTTATGAGCTGCTTATCAGCCACTTGCAGCTCCACTACAAGAACAAGTACTGCTCAGCTATCGCTTCTGCTGTTAGGCTGCAG GTGTTTGACTTCTTCCTGATGATGCGTGCCGACTCTCTGCACCGCGTCGGGGTGCCCAACAAGGACGGAATGATGAGGTTCAGCCCTTACTGCTACTGTGATGCTGG ggagCCAGAGAAGCGGGTTTGCGATAAGAAGCCGTCTGGTTCCatatcgccccctgctggcggTCCGGCGGCGGCTGCTGCGGCTCCTCCTGCTTCAGCAGCCTCCATCCGGTCAGCCTGTCTTCCCTACGCGCCTGCCTTCAGCGTCCTGCTGCAGTGCCTCAAGATG GAAACTGACTGGAAGGTGATGAAACTTGTTCTGGACAAACTGCCTTGGATGCTGCAGTACAAAGTGCTGCTGCTCACCTCGTCATGCAGCTTGGACCAGCTCTGTTCCACACTCTGCACCATg GTGACGGACCGTCAGATCTCGGAGCGTTTGAGAAAGATGCCCGAGGGTTTTTCCCGCACAGACGTCCAGCTGGCTGTGGTTCCCGTTCTCACGGCGATAACCTCTTACCATAGCTACCTGGACCAGTCCAGACAG AGAGAGTTGGTTCAGTGTCTGGAGACCGGCCTCATCTATCGCTGTGCCAAGCAGTGTGTGGTGGCTCTGACGATGTGCACAGTGGAGATGCCTGACATCATGATCAAGCTTCTCCCGGCTCTTATAGTCAAGCTCACCCACATCTCTGCTACCGTTGCCATGGCGTCTCCCATGCTGGAGTTTCTCTCCA CTCTGGTGCGCTTGCCCCATCTGTACGCCAACTTTGTAGCCGAGCAGTACGTAAGCGTGTTCGCCATCTCGCTGCCCTACACTAATCCGTCCAA ATTCAATCAATACATCGTATCCCTGGCCCATCATGTGATCGCCATGTGGTTCATACGCTGCAGACTCCCCTTCCGCAAGGACTTTGTTCAGTACATCACCAAG ggcTTGCGCTCCAACGCCTTGCTTCCGTTTGACGACGGACACGAGCAAAGCCCTTTCCGCGCGCGGAGCACCAGCCTCAACGAGAGACCCAAAAG CCTGCGGGCTGGAAAAGTGGCAAAGCCGGCAGCATCTGTAGCCAATAGCAGCAGCTCTCCAGTTAAAGAGCTGAGGGACCTTTCGGCCATGGAGGCTTTCCGCTCCCGCAGCATCAGCGTCTCCGAACACGCGGTTCGCAG GATGCACACTTCTACCACGACCTGCAGTCTGGGCTCTGCCGATGAAAATGCAGTGACTCAGGCCGATGAGGGACTCAAGACCGTCCACCTGGAGCTCACGGAGACGTGTCTGGACATGATGGCGCGATACGTGTTCTCAAACTTCTCTGCTCTGCCAAAGAG GTCTCCGATCGCTGAGTTTCTATTAGCCGGAGGTCGCAGCATGACCTGGTTGGTGGGCAACAAGCTTGTCACCATCACAACGAGTGGCGGTGTCAGAACGCAAGCGTTGCTGGGAATGGATATGTCGGAGCGtctgggaggaggaggagcaggaggaggagaaatgaCCAG GTCAGATCCGTCTCTTCACACCCGAATGACTAAAGAGGCTCCGGCCAAACTGGAGTCGCAGTCCAGTCAGCAACAGAACAGAACAACCCGGACCCGAGTCCGCTCCAGGTCGG GTGGTCACGCTCTGCGTGCCGGTCCTATTCCGAGTCTCAGTCCTCTGGTTTCCCCCTCTGAGGGAGAGTTGGCCTCTCCTCTGTCTCCTTCCTCTGGCCCCACCCTGGATGGCGTCGGTCCTCCCTCCTCCACAGCTGCCGCTCTGTCCGCCCCTCCTCCGCTCAAAGACAACCCCAGCCTCGCCGAGTTTGTTCCAATGCTCACTCAGGGCTGGGCAGAGATCTTCATACGGAGGCCCTCAG GTAACACCAGCTGGCTGATGTGTCTGGAGAACCCACCCAGCCCCTTCTCCTCTGAGCTGGGCAACATGCCGCTGCAGGAGCTCTCCACCGTCCTGATGGCGATGGAGGGAGTGAAGGAGCCTCCCACTCAGACAGCCAGCGCTCCGACCAGCACGGCCGCCCCAGCGCCAACGTCTGCCTCCGAACCGCTcactcaaacacacagcagTGCCGGAGGAAAGGCCAACCCTTTTCATCGCTCCAGCACCG ACTCGGTGGTGGTTCCCGAGGAGGGTTCAGGGGTCACAGCAGAGAGCGCCCCTCTCGACTGGGTAGAGGGTGAAGAGTTTGAGCCGATTCCCACCGAGCCCATATTCATGTCCGACAAGGCTCCGCTTCCCGGACCGCTCAGCAGG tcctcctccacctccagtCAGGATGATGAAAAATCCACTCTGGAGGAGGTGAGCGAAGGAGCGATTCCCATCGATCAGCCCAGCGTTGGCCCCTCCACCCCGGGCAGCCAGGGCCCCGATCTTCCTTTTCAGAGCCACTCTCAGTCCCAGGGTCACGGACTGAACAAGTCGAGCTCCTCCCCGGAGCTGCAGACGCTGCCGGAGGCCTTCACCAAGGCAGCGCTGGAGTCTGAGAAAAGTCAGGGAGACGCCGCCGCTCGGCCCAGAGCGCCCTCAGATGGCAAGCCTCAGGCACTGCAGCAGCCCTGCTCAGACAAGGTCAAAGTAGAGGGGAGCACCGGGGCGGACTTTAATGGACCAGGAGGTCCGGCCCAGGGTGGTGAGGGCTCCGGCTTGCCGTCTCAGAGTGGAGGAGCTGCCATGAAGTTGGCTTTTCCTGCAGCGCCAGCTCTGCCTGGACCCATCTCTCCCGGCGGAGGCCACCGACCCCGAGGTCACACCATCTCCGTCTCCGCCCCGTCCTccaggagagagaggaagaccGAGAGGGACTCGTATCACAGCCGACCCGGGCCCAGCAACACAGAGAAGATCTCCGGACTGAGTCCCAG cTTTGTCTTCCTTCAGCTCTATCACTCTCCTTTCTTTGGGAATGAAGCCAATAAGCCGCTGCTGCTGCCCAAAACTCAG GTGATTGACCGGGCTGTGAAGGTTCTGGACCAGATGCCTCCTTATGATACCCATAAGATTGGAGTTGTGTTTGTTGGAGCTGGCCAG GTTAACAATGAAGTTGCCATCCTGTCCAACGAATACGGGTCGAACCGCTACGCCGGCTTCCTCACAGGCCTCGGCAAACTAATCCACCTGAAGGACTGCGACCCCGACCAGATCTTCCTGGGCGGGCTGGATCAGTACGGGGACGACGGAGAGTTCACCTACTGTTGGCACGACGACATCATGCAGG CCATCTTCCACATAGCCACGCTGATGCCGAACAGAGAGAGCGACAAGGGCTGCTGCAACAAGAAGCGACACATCGGCAACGACTTTGTCATGGTGGTCTACAACGACTCGGGAGAAGATTACAAACTGGGCACCATAAAG GGTCAATTTAATTTCGTCGAAGTTGTTATTAAGCCACTGGACTATGAATGTAACCTTGTGTCTCTGCAGTGTCGGAAAG ACCTGGAGGGCCTGGTTGACACCACTGTCGCAAAAATCGTATCTGACCGCAACTTGCCACTCTTAGTTCGACAGATGGCTCTGCATGCAAAT ATGGCTTCTTTGGTGCATCAGTACAGAGCGAATCCCTCGGATGCTTACGCTTCCAAGTGGCTGGCCAGATTACGACACATAAAGAGGATCAGGACCAGA GCTCAGGAAGACATCCAGTCCCGTTCGACTCCAGGAATCTCGCTCACCCAAGGACACACTCAGCAAAATAAAGCATTTCAACAAGGAGCTTCAGGTCCGACTCCTGAGACGTCGGGACAGAGAAAAAGACTTGTTTCAACGGTGGACGACtttactgattttgtttga